One Oceanicoccus sagamiensis genomic region harbors:
- the groL gene encoding chaperonin GroEL (60 kDa chaperone family; promotes refolding of misfolded polypeptides especially under stressful conditions; forms two stacked rings of heptamers to form a barrel-shaped 14mer; ends can be capped by GroES; misfolded proteins enter the barrel where they are refolded when GroES binds), protein MMAKQVIFGDEARQRMLNGVNILANAVKTTLGPKGRNVVLDKAFGAPTVTKDGVSVAKEIELEDKLENMGAQMVKEVASKASDDAGDGTTTATVLAQAIVNEGLKSVAAGMNPMDLKRGVDQAVAAAVAEVEKMATPCADGKAIAQVGSISANSDEQVGDIIAEAMDKVGKEGVITVEEGNVLENELDVVEGMQFDRGYLSPYFITNSENMTVEQESPFILLVDKKISNIRELLPLLEQVAKAGRPLVIIAEDLEGEALATLVVNNMRGIVKVSACKAPGFGDRRKAMLEDIAVLTGGTVISEEIGLELEAVTLEQLGTAKRVTMDKDNSVIVDGAGDAAAIQDRVGAIRVQIENTSSDYDREKLQERVAKLAGGVAVIKVGAATEVEMKEKKARVEDALHATRAAVEEGVVPGGGVALVRALQAVEGLTGANDDQTVGINLARRAMEAPLRQIVDNAGDESSVVLDKIKSGEGNFGFNAGTGEYGDMIEMGILDPAKVTRTALQAAGSIAGLMITTEAMVADLPAEAAGGPAPAMPDMGGMGGMGGMGGMM, encoded by the coding sequence ATCATGGCTAAACAAGTAATTTTCGGTGATGAAGCCCGTCAAAGAATGCTTAACGGCGTTAACATTCTTGCCAACGCAGTAAAAACCACTCTGGGCCCTAAAGGCCGTAACGTTGTACTGGACAAAGCCTTTGGCGCACCTACTGTCACTAAAGATGGTGTTTCTGTAGCGAAAGAAATTGAGCTGGAAGACAAGCTTGAAAATATGGGCGCACAGATGGTTAAAGAAGTGGCTTCTAAAGCCTCTGACGACGCTGGTGACGGTACTACGACAGCTACCGTTCTTGCTCAAGCTATCGTTAACGAAGGTCTGAAATCTGTTGCTGCTGGCATGAACCCAATGGATCTTAAGCGTGGTGTTGATCAGGCTGTTGCCGCTGCGGTTGCTGAAGTTGAAAAAATGGCTACTCCCTGTGCCGATGGCAAAGCTATTGCTCAGGTAGGTTCTATCTCTGCAAACAGTGATGAGCAAGTAGGTGACATTATCGCTGAAGCCATGGACAAAGTGGGTAAAGAAGGTGTTATCACGGTAGAAGAAGGCAACGTACTTGAGAACGAATTAGACGTTGTTGAAGGTATGCAGTTTGACCGCGGTTACCTGTCTCCTTACTTCATCACTAACTCTGAAAATATGACCGTTGAACAGGAAAGCCCATTTATCCTGTTGGTTGATAAGAAAATCTCTAACATCCGTGAGTTGCTACCTTTATTGGAGCAGGTGGCTAAAGCAGGCCGTCCTCTGGTGATTATTGCTGAAGACCTTGAAGGCGAAGCACTGGCTACATTGGTTGTTAACAATATGCGTGGCATCGTTAAAGTGTCTGCGTGTAAAGCACCGGGTTTCGGTGATCGTCGTAAAGCTATGCTGGAAGATATCGCGGTATTAACTGGCGGTACTGTTATCTCTGAAGAAATTGGTCTTGAACTTGAGGCCGTTACTCTTGAGCAGTTAGGTACAGCCAAGCGTGTCACTATGGACAAAGATAACTCAGTGATTGTTGATGGTGCTGGTGATGCAGCTGCCATTCAGGATCGCGTTGGTGCTATCCGCGTTCAGATCGAAAACACGTCATCTGACTACGACCGCGAAAAGCTACAAGAGCGTGTTGCTAAATTAGCTGGCGGTGTTGCAGTGATTAAAGTAGGTGCTGCTACTGAAGTTGAAATGAAAGAGAAGAAAGCCCGTGTTGAAGATGCCCTTCACGCGACTCGTGCTGCCGTAGAAGAAGGTGTTGTACCTGGCGGTGGTGTTGCTCTGGTTCGCGCTCTTCAGGCTGTTGAAGGTCTTACAGGTGCTAACGATGACCAGACTGTTGGTATTAATCTGGCACGTCGTGCGATGGAAGCGCCTTTGCGTCAAATCGTTGATAACGCTGGTGATGAGTCTTCAGTGGTTCTTGATAAGATCAAGAGTGGCGAAGGTAACTTCGGTTTTAACGCTGGTACCGGTGAGTACGGCGACATGATTGAGATGGGTATTCTTGATCCTGCTAAAGTAACTCGTACTGCACTTCAGGCGGCTGGCTCTATCGCCGGTCTGATGATCACTACCGAAGCTATGGTTGCTGATCTTCCTGCTGAAGCTGCTGGTGGTCCTGCTCCTGCTATGCCTGATATGGGCGGCATGGGTGGAATGGGTGGTATGGGCGGTATGATGTAA
- a CDS encoding co-chaperone GroES: protein MNIRPLYDRVVVRRNEEEATSAGGIVLTSASKEVQNRGEVVAVGDGVVLENGDIRALQVKAGDQVIFAQHMHGAITIEEDGVEYVIMSEREIAGILG, encoded by the coding sequence ATGAATATTCGTCCGTTATACGATCGCGTTGTTGTGCGTCGCAACGAAGAAGAAGCAACCTCAGCTGGCGGTATCGTACTGACTAGCGCCTCTAAAGAAGTTCAAAACCGCGGTGAAGTTGTTGCCGTAGGTGATGGCGTTGTCCTGGAAAACGGTGATATCCGTGCCTTGCAAGTTAAAGCAGGCGACCAAGTTATCTTTGCCCAGCATATGCATGGTGCTATCACTATCGAAGAAGATGGTGTTGAGTATGTGATTATGTCTGAGCGTGAAATTGCGGGTATCTTGGGTTAA
- a CDS encoding FxsA family protein codes for MRFFLLLFITIPIVEMWVLIEVGSEIGALSTIFLVFLTAAIGLALLRQQGVNTLLRVNQRMEQGQLPAGEILEGVMLAVGGALLLTPGFITDAIGFACLLPFSRQLLVALLLRQGVVMASYGRNANFDASFRSSETLRASRARPGEQSGSVIEGEYERED; via the coding sequence ATGCGTTTTTTCCTACTGCTGTTTATCACTATCCCCATTGTTGAAATGTGGGTGTTGATTGAGGTCGGCTCTGAAATCGGTGCTTTAAGCACCATCTTTTTGGTTTTCCTAACCGCAGCTATCGGCTTGGCGTTACTGCGACAGCAGGGGGTGAATACCCTGTTGCGAGTCAATCAGCGGATGGAGCAGGGGCAGTTACCCGCCGGTGAGATTCTGGAAGGCGTGATGCTGGCTGTTGGCGGGGCTTTGCTATTAACACCCGGTTTTATTACCGATGCCATTGGCTTTGCCTGTTTATTGCCCTTTAGCCGCCAATTGCTCGTAGCTCTGCTGCTACGGCAGGGCGTAGTAATGGCCTCCTATGGTCGCAATGCCAACTTCGATGCCTCATTCCGTTCATCAGAGACCTTGCGAGCTTCCAGAGCCCGCCCTGGAGAACAGTCTGGCTCGGTTATCGAAGGTGAGTATGAACGCGAAGATTAA
- a CDS encoding SDR family oxidoreductase translates to MDLNGKVIAVTGGGQGLGRSMAVVLAAKGAKMALIDLNQEKLDEAVELCKAAGGDAKAYIANVAKEEDVIATFDQIVEDFGTFNGVINNAGILRDGLMLKVKDGDIVKKLSLAEWQAVIDVNLTGVFLCGREAAERMIKLGTEGVIINISSISKAGNMGQSNYSAAKAGVAAMAVTWAKELARYGIRAAAIAPGFIATDMVASMKPEALEKMTSGIPLKRMGTPEEIGHTCAYIFENDYFSGRVIEMDGGLRI, encoded by the coding sequence ATGGATCTTAACGGGAAAGTTATAGCGGTAACAGGCGGCGGACAAGGGCTCGGGCGCTCCATGGCAGTAGTACTTGCAGCAAAGGGTGCCAAGATGGCGCTGATCGACCTAAACCAGGAAAAGCTGGACGAAGCGGTAGAGCTTTGTAAAGCCGCAGGCGGCGATGCCAAAGCCTATATCGCCAACGTAGCCAAAGAAGAGGATGTTATTGCGACCTTCGACCAGATCGTTGAAGACTTCGGCACCTTTAATGGGGTGATCAATAACGCCGGTATTCTTCGTGATGGCCTGATGCTTAAAGTGAAAGACGGCGACATTGTTAAGAAGCTGAGCCTGGCGGAATGGCAGGCGGTTATCGACGTTAACCTGACGGGCGTTTTCCTCTGTGGTCGTGAAGCTGCCGAGCGTATGATCAAACTGGGCACTGAAGGCGTGATTATCAATATCTCCAGTATTTCTAAAGCCGGCAATATGGGCCAGAGTAATTACAGTGCCGCTAAAGCCGGTGTTGCAGCAATGGCTGTAACCTGGGCGAAAGAACTGGCCCGCTACGGTATTCGCGCAGCCGCCATTGCCCCTGGCTTTATCGCTACCGACATGGTGGCCAGCATGAAACCGGAAGCCCTTGAGAAAATGACCTCAGGTATTCCATTAAAGCGTATGGGTACCCCTGAAGAAATTGGCCACACCTGTGCTTATATCTTTGAGAATGATTACTTTAGCGGCCGAGTGATTGAAATGGATGGCGGCTTAAGAATTTAA
- a CDS encoding MGMT family protein: MSQSNQQRIWQVVSQIPKGKIASYGQVAAQAGIPQAARLVGNVLRKLPEGSKLPWHRVVNSQRKISFPIGSPAYQEQRQRLLAEGVVFNKETIAINHLAWSS, translated from the coding sequence ATGAGTCAGTCTAACCAACAACGCATCTGGCAAGTTGTCAGCCAAATTCCAAAAGGCAAAATCGCCAGTTACGGCCAGGTTGCAGCTCAAGCGGGTATTCCACAAGCGGCGCGATTAGTCGGCAATGTGTTACGTAAACTACCGGAAGGCAGCAAGCTGCCTTGGCACCGTGTAGTCAATAGCCAGAGAAAGATCTCCTTCCCCATAGGCTCCCCCGCCTATCAGGAGCAACGACAACGACTACTGGCAGAAGGTGTTGTATTTAACAAAGAAACAATAGCCATCAACCACCTTGCATGGTCAAGCTAG
- a CDS encoding TSUP family transporter → MERFIEFSLEVYALLLAVGFVSGFINAIAGGGGLLVLPVMLWLGVPPINALATGKFQAVFGTLSSSFNYFRKGFIDFKPLLPVIACGVVASAAGTYSVLQLSSELLDSLIPYFLIGVALFTWFSPRLNDEDHTPVIAYRYFILLAGGMIGFYGGFFGPGIGAIAALSFSSLLGYNLRKASANAKPVIVSVNIVSVLIFIAAGQVYLLVGIAMAFAQILGAYLGVNVAIKRGAMVIKPLLVITTIAIALRLLLA, encoded by the coding sequence ATGGAGAGGTTTATCGAGTTTTCATTGGAAGTCTATGCATTATTGCTCGCTGTTGGTTTTGTCAGTGGCTTTATTAATGCTATTGCCGGTGGCGGTGGTCTGTTGGTATTACCGGTGATGTTATGGCTGGGAGTGCCGCCGATTAATGCGTTGGCCACCGGTAAGTTTCAGGCGGTGTTTGGGACCTTGTCATCCAGCTTTAATTATTTTAGAAAGGGCTTTATTGATTTTAAGCCCTTGCTTCCCGTTATCGCTTGCGGGGTTGTAGCCAGTGCAGCGGGAACCTACTCCGTTTTGCAGTTATCCAGTGAACTATTAGATAGTTTAATCCCTTACTTTCTTATTGGCGTTGCATTGTTTACCTGGTTTTCTCCAAGGCTAAATGATGAAGATCATACACCTGTTATTGCTTATCGTTATTTTATTCTACTGGCAGGTGGAATGATTGGTTTTTACGGTGGTTTTTTTGGGCCGGGTATTGGGGCAATAGCAGCGCTAAGTTTCTCTTCTTTGTTGGGTTATAACTTACGTAAGGCTTCAGCCAATGCCAAGCCGGTGATTGTATCAGTCAATATTGTTTCAGTACTGATTTTTATTGCGGCAGGGCAGGTATATTTGCTGGTCGGTATTGCCATGGCTTTTGCGCAAATACTGGGCGCTTATTTAGGGGTTAATGTAGCGATCAAGCGTGGCGCCATGGTGATTAAACCGCTGTTGGTTATTACAACGATCGCTATCGCTCTGCGCTTGTTGCTAGCTTGA
- a CDS encoding NAD(P)/FAD-dependent oxidoreductase — MLGLKASVETQSHTTSYYAATANWQTDYPLLEGDIQADVAVIGGGFSGVNTALELAEKGYKVALIEANKISWGATGRNGGQVIGGIGHDAEQFEKFIGKEGVRAIYDMGIECTRIIKDRVEKYQIDCDLKWGYLDVALKPRHMTMFEEWRQYEADMGNPTDIKLLDANEVKHYVNSDAYCGGLYNPTDNGHVHPLNLCIGEAKAAEHLGVQIFEHSRVNKITHGEKPVVYTDKGSVTANFVVTCGNAYMENLVPKLASRVLPSCSSVIATAPLSDELAKSIMPSDSAVCDPRTALDYFRLSADKRLLFGGLSNYTGLEPSNLEATMRKKMAIVFPQLANIDIDYGWSGQMGIGLNRMPQLGRLSKNVFYIQAYSGHGVAPTHMMGRITAEMISGTAERFDVFAKIRHWPFPGGKLLRRPGLAVGMLYFKLMDML; from the coding sequence ATGCTAGGTTTAAAAGCATCCGTTGAGACACAAAGTCATACAACCTCCTATTACGCTGCCACTGCCAATTGGCAAACGGACTACCCACTATTAGAAGGTGATATCCAGGCGGATGTTGCTGTGATTGGTGGTGGCTTTAGCGGCGTTAATACCGCCCTGGAGCTGGCAGAAAAAGGCTACAAAGTCGCTTTAATCGAAGCCAATAAAATCAGCTGGGGGGCCACCGGACGCAATGGCGGCCAGGTGATTGGCGGTATTGGCCATGACGCTGAACAGTTTGAAAAATTTATTGGCAAAGAAGGCGTCCGTGCTATTTATGATATGGGCATTGAATGCACCCGCATCATTAAAGACCGAGTAGAAAAATACCAGATCGATTGCGATTTAAAATGGGGGTATTTAGATGTTGCACTGAAACCCCGGCATATGACAATGTTTGAAGAATGGCGGCAATATGAAGCCGATATGGGCAACCCCACAGACATCAAATTACTCGATGCCAACGAGGTCAAACATTATGTAAATTCCGATGCCTATTGCGGCGGCCTCTATAACCCCACTGATAACGGTCATGTGCACCCGTTAAACCTTTGTATTGGCGAAGCCAAAGCGGCCGAACATCTAGGTGTGCAAATTTTTGAGCACTCTCGGGTTAATAAAATTACCCACGGTGAAAAACCTGTTGTCTATACCGATAAAGGTTCAGTAACGGCAAACTTTGTCGTCACCTGCGGTAATGCCTATATGGAAAACCTTGTGCCCAAACTGGCCTCCAGAGTTTTGCCCTCTTGCAGCTCAGTCATCGCAACCGCCCCACTATCCGATGAACTGGCCAAATCTATTATGCCCTCCGATAGCGCGGTTTGTGATCCCAGAACAGCACTGGATTATTTTCGACTCAGTGCAGACAAGCGATTACTATTTGGTGGCCTGTCTAACTATACCGGCCTGGAGCCTAGTAATTTAGAAGCCACCATGAGAAAGAAAATGGCCATCGTATTTCCACAACTCGCCAATATTGATATCGATTATGGTTGGAGTGGACAAATGGGCATAGGCCTTAACCGTATGCCGCAATTAGGCAGACTCTCAAAAAATGTGTTTTATATTCAAGCCTATTCAGGCCATGGTGTAGCGCCAACGCATATGATGGGGCGTATCACCGCTGAAATGATTAGCGGCACTGCCGAGCGTTTTGATGTCTTTGCTAAAATCAGGCACTGGCCATTCCCCGGTGGTAAATTATTACGCCGACCAGGGCTGGCCGTGGGTATGCTCTACTTTAAATTAATGGATATGCTCTAA
- a CDS encoding NAD/FAD-utilizing enzyme yields the protein MKRHFYISENLDELEAVEHELEDQGVATPQIHVLSQRDADIQNHNLNEVEAVLKKDVVHSMELGAIIGVVAAILVLAIAYFAGWTESAAGWIPFIFLSIVVLGFCTWEGGLFGIQEPHYQFKQFQDALQQGKHIFFVDVTEQQEMILSRIVEAHPQLQAAGQAESTPEWVVEWQKNWQGFVKTMP from the coding sequence ATGAAACGACATTTTTATATTAGCGAAAACCTCGACGAACTCGAAGCCGTCGAACATGAACTTGAAGACCAGGGTGTAGCCACACCACAGATACATGTCCTCAGCCAAAGGGATGCTGACATACAAAACCATAACCTTAACGAAGTAGAAGCCGTACTGAAAAAAGATGTTGTCCACTCCATGGAACTCGGCGCCATTATCGGTGTAGTCGCCGCAATTTTGGTATTAGCCATCGCCTACTTTGCTGGCTGGACTGAAAGTGCAGCGGGTTGGATTCCATTTATCTTCCTGTCGATTGTTGTGTTGGGTTTTTGCACTTGGGAAGGAGGCTTGTTTGGTATTCAAGAGCCCCACTACCAGTTCAAACAATTCCAGGATGCACTGCAACAAGGCAAGCATATTTTCTTTGTTGATGTAACCGAACAACAGGAAATGATTCTCTCGCGTATTGTAGAAGCCCACCCACAACTTCAGGCTGCTGGCCAAGCTGAATCGACACCTGAATGGGTCGTTGAATGGCAGAAAAACTGGCAAGGCTTTGTAAAAACCATGCCTTAA
- a CDS encoding RluA family pseudouridine synthase, whose product MVADEQSYSVWYKPYGVYCQGSKWGDHCTINRIAEKQLQRPCFIVHRLDRATTGLVIVAHQKSATAALAALFEQRQITKHYQAIVAGQFPAHQTVRSAVDHKPAVSHIHLTSANEHYSFVKISIETGRKHQIRQHLSSVGFPIIGDRLYGKDQQHALNLQLCCYELKFHCPISDQTKHYLLEDSLQLSLLNEHQMIG is encoded by the coding sequence ATGGTTGCCGATGAGCAGAGCTATAGTGTTTGGTACAAGCCCTATGGTGTCTATTGCCAGGGCTCAAAATGGGGTGACCACTGCACCATCAACCGCATCGCTGAAAAGCAACTACAGCGCCCCTGCTTTATTGTCCATCGGCTGGATAGAGCCACCACGGGGCTGGTCATTGTGGCCCACCAGAAGAGCGCCACAGCGGCACTAGCCGCCCTGTTTGAACAACGGCAAATTACCAAGCACTATCAAGCCATCGTTGCAGGACAATTTCCTGCGCATCAAACTGTCCGTAGCGCGGTTGATCATAAACCCGCTGTTAGCCATATCCATTTGACCTCTGCTAACGAGCACTATTCATTTGTCAAAATTTCGATAGAAACAGGCCGAAAACACCAAATTCGCCAGCACTTAAGCAGCGTTGGTTTTCCAATTATTGGAGACAGGTTATACGGAAAGGATCAGCAGCACGCACTCAATTTACAGCTATGCTGCTATGAACTGAAGTTTCACTGCCCTATCAGCGACCAGACAAAACACTACCTGCTCGAAGATAGCTTGCAGCTCTCACTGCTAAATGAGCACCAAATGATTGGGTAA
- a CDS encoding TPM domain-containing protein produces the protein MSLLEDSQLQAVSDAINAVEQNTDAELVTVLAEQADDYRYIPTLWAAVLALLAPGVIWLSGVWLETLDILLWQLGVFAVLALVLRVPVILFRIIPSSVKYWRASNLARRQFLENNLHHTRQESGVLIFVSEAEHYVEIIADRGIDQHVSEQQWQAIVDDFITAIKAGQTQQGLIACIDACGVLLAEHAPATGSKNELPNHLVLI, from the coding sequence ATGAGTTTATTAGAAGACAGTCAGCTACAGGCAGTGAGTGATGCGATTAATGCAGTCGAACAAAATACCGATGCTGAGTTGGTGACTGTATTGGCGGAGCAGGCGGATGATTATCGCTATATCCCCACTTTATGGGCTGCGGTATTGGCACTATTGGCTCCCGGTGTGATCTGGCTCAGTGGTGTCTGGCTGGAAACCCTGGATATTTTGTTATGGCAGCTGGGTGTTTTTGCCGTGTTGGCTCTGGTGCTAAGAGTGCCTGTTATTCTTTTCCGTATTATTCCCTCGTCGGTAAAATATTGGCGAGCGTCTAATTTGGCCCGCCGGCAATTTCTGGAAAATAATCTGCACCATACCCGGCAAGAAAGCGGGGTGTTGATTTTTGTCTCAGAGGCTGAACACTATGTGGAGATTATTGCTGATCGGGGCATTGATCAGCATGTTTCTGAGCAGCAGTGGCAGGCGATTGTCGATGATTTTATTACTGCGATAAAGGCCGGGCAAACCCAGCAAGGCTTAATCGCTTGCATCGATGCCTGTGGTGTTCTGTTAGCAGAGCATGCGCCAGCAACCGGCAGCAAGAATGAATTACCCAATCATTTGGTGCTCATTTAG
- a CDS encoding TPM domain-containing protein: MVISRLLLALLFCWVSIAQAAPEFPKLKGRVVDGASYLSAAAERRLSQQLQAHEQAGGNQVVVATFEDLQGYSIEEFGYQLGREWGIGQKGKDNGVLLLVAKAERKVRIEVGYGLEGTLTDAISANIIQSVILPTFKQRQFERGIAGALLPLLMLWVVSM; the protein is encoded by the coding sequence ATGGTTATTTCAAGGCTACTGCTAGCACTGCTGTTTTGCTGGGTGTCGATTGCCCAGGCTGCCCCTGAGTTCCCCAAACTGAAGGGCAGGGTGGTTGATGGCGCTTCCTATCTAAGTGCTGCTGCTGAGCGGCGCTTGAGCCAGCAGTTGCAAGCCCATGAGCAGGCTGGTGGTAATCAAGTGGTTGTGGCGACGTTTGAGGACCTGCAAGGTTATAGCATTGAGGAGTTTGGTTATCAGTTGGGCCGGGAATGGGGCATTGGCCAGAAGGGAAAGGACAATGGCGTATTGCTTCTGGTTGCCAAAGCAGAGCGCAAAGTGCGTATCGAAGTGGGCTATGGTCTGGAAGGCACACTAACGGATGCAATTAGCGCCAATATTATTCAGTCGGTTATTTTGCCGACCTTTAAGCAACGTCAGTTTGAGCGAGGTATTGCCGGGGCGTTACTGCCATTATTGATGCTTTGGGTGGTGAGTATGTGA
- a CDS encoding LemA family protein, which yields MIRLLTLLLVSLVLSACGINNIPTNDEKVKSSWAQVQNQYQRRADLIPNLVATVKGYAAQEKETLTAVVEARSKVSSMQVSGDVLNNPEALQKFEAAQSQLGSALKRLMVVVERYPDLKSNQNFLALQSQLEGTENRIAVARRDYIAAVETYNTEIRTFPGKIWHSLMYSDMPIRDTYQATTEGADAAPAVAF from the coding sequence ATGATCCGTCTTCTAACACTCTTGCTGGTTTCATTGGTTCTAAGTGCCTGTGGTATCAACAATATTCCCACCAATGATGAAAAGGTTAAGTCCAGTTGGGCACAGGTCCAGAACCAATATCAGCGCCGTGCTGACCTTATTCCCAATCTGGTAGCCACGGTTAAAGGTTATGCGGCGCAGGAGAAGGAGACCCTAACCGCAGTGGTTGAGGCGCGCTCAAAGGTCTCTTCAATGCAGGTTTCGGGGGATGTGCTCAATAACCCGGAGGCCTTACAGAAGTTTGAGGCAGCCCAAAGTCAGCTGGGTAGCGCACTTAAGCGTTTGATGGTGGTGGTTGAGCGCTATCCTGATTTAAAATCCAACCAGAACTTTCTCGCGTTGCAGTCACAACTTGAAGGTACCGAGAACCGTATTGCAGTGGCGCGTCGTGACTATATAGCTGCGGTGGAAACCTATAATACTGAAATACGAACCTTTCCCGGTAAAATCTGGCATTCGCTGATGTATAGCGATATGCCCATCAGGGATACATATCAGGCCACCACCGAAGGTGCCGATGCTGCCCCTGCGGTAGCCTTTTAA
- a CDS encoding VPLPA-CTERM sorting domain-containing protein: MKTLIQPIKHAIKRPLTAMVFSAVAIALTSSANAAMVHYEFSGFITSIDDPAGSFGVLSVNDGFTVTYAIDLDEPETNSFIDNDDLGRYVNIDLVNLDVGIYSLTGGNPPGAMFVGNNSLLTQGANAGKRQDTFRIDKWSSGYDAYYSINTLAFLGDLETVGNPTSINSDDIPTSVPSPGSFEINSFKLVGWQPRDETASMLIEGQFRSLTVSVVPSAVPVPAAAWLFGSALIGLAGIKRKK; encoded by the coding sequence ATGAAAACGTTAATACAACCAATAAAGCATGCAATAAAACGGCCGCTTACGGCAATGGTCTTTAGTGCTGTAGCTATTGCTCTTACTTCGAGTGCTAATGCGGCGATGGTGCACTATGAGTTCAGCGGATTTATTACCTCAATAGATGACCCGGCAGGATCGTTTGGGGTGTTAAGTGTCAATGATGGTTTTACGGTGACCTATGCAATAGACCTGGATGAACCTGAAACGAATAGCTTTATCGATAATGATGATCTTGGAAGGTATGTCAATATTGATCTGGTGAATTTGGATGTTGGTATATATAGTCTCACAGGGGGTAATCCTCCTGGCGCAATGTTTGTCGGCAATAATTCATTGCTTACTCAAGGGGCGAATGCGGGCAAAAGGCAGGATACTTTTCGCATTGATAAGTGGTCGAGTGGTTATGACGCATACTACAGTATTAATACACTAGCTTTTTTAGGTGACTTGGAAACTGTCGGTAATCCCACATCAATTAATTCAGATGATATTCCCACTTCGGTTCCCTCTCCAGGAAGCTTTGAGATTAATAGTTTCAAGCTTGTCGGCTGGCAACCAAGGGATGAGACTGCGTCAATGCTGATAGAAGGACAATTCAGGAGCCTTACGGTAAGTGTGGTTCCCTCAGCGGTGCCTGTGCCTGCAGCAGCATGGTTATTTGGTTCAGCTTTAATTGGTTTAGCAGGCATAAAGCGTAAAAAATAA